In Carya illinoinensis cultivar Pawnee chromosome 6, C.illinoinensisPawnee_v1, whole genome shotgun sequence, a single genomic region encodes these proteins:
- the LOC122312816 gene encoding uncharacterized mitochondrial protein AtMg00810-like, whose product MQLPPGFSAPNDPRVCKLRKSLYGLKQASRQWFSKLSSSLLQFGFTQGKSDSSLFIKQTSTSFMALLIYVDDVIIASDNLEQIATVKKFLHDSFTNKDLGKLKYFLGIEVARSAKGITLCQRKYALDILQDSGLSGCKPVAFPMESTLKLTANDSTPPLSDPASYRRLIGRLLYLTITRPDLAYSVQALSQFMSNPSTMHLQAAETVLRYVKATPGQGIFLSAASILHLKAYSDSDWGGCLDTRRSVTGFTVFIGDSLISWKSKKQSTVSRSLAESEYRALASTTCELQWLVYLLADFNIVHSQAVLLYTDSKPASDIASNPVHHERTKHIQLDCHLVREKLQEGLIKIIHIPSKHQLADILTKPLGSLNFHHLLCKMGMINIHSHLERGCWNVQNYIEELELKSREAKQRLYLKKVS is encoded by the coding sequence ATGCAATTACCACCAGGTTTTTCAGCCCCTAATGATCCTCGAGTTTGTAAACTCAGAAAGAGCTTATATGGTCTGAAACAGGCCTCAAGACAGTGGTTTTCTAAACTATCTTCATCCTTACTTCAGTTTGGTTTTACtcaaggcaagtcagattcaagCCTTTTCATAAAACAAACTTCAACTAGTTTCATGGCCTTATTGATATATGTGGATGATGTTATAATTGCCTCTGATAATCTTGAGCAAATAGCTACTGTAAAGAAATTTTTACATGATTCCTTTACCAACAAAGACTTGGGTAAGTTGAAATATTTCTTGGGTATTGAGGTGGCTAGATCAGCCAAGGGCATCACTCTCTGTCAAAGAAAGTATGCTCTAGATATCCTCCAAGACAGTGGCTTATCTGGTTGCAAACCCGTGGCCTTTCCTATGGAATCAACTTTAAAGCTCACTGCAAATGACTCTACTCCTCCTTTATCTGATCCTGCCTCTTACAGAAGACTAATTGGCAGACTACTTTACCTCACAATCACAAGACCTGATCTGGCTTATTCAGTGCAAGCACTCAGTCAGTTTATGTCTAATCCTAGCACCATGCACCTTCAAGCTGCTGAAACGGTTCTGAGATACGTAAAAGCTACACCAGGTCAAGGCATTTTTCTATCTGCAGCATCTATCTTGCACCTAAAGGCCTATTCAGATAGTGACTGGGGGGGTTGTCTAGACACTAGAAGAAGTGTCACTGGATTTACAGTTTTCATAGGTGACTCTCTTATATCTTGGAAGTCAAAGAAACAATCTACTGTTAGTAGATCCTTAGCAGAATCTGAATATAGAGCCCTAGCTTCTACAACTTGTGAACTTCAATGGCTGGTTTATCTTTTGGCTGACTTCAACATAGTTCATTCTCAAGCTGTACTACTTTACACTGACAGCAAACCTGCCTCTGATATTGCCTCAAATCCTGTTCATcatgaaagaacaaaacatatCCAATTGGATTGCCATTTGGTTCGAGAAAAACTACAAGAAGGCCTCATCAAGATCATCCATATTCCTTCCAAGCATCAGCTAGCAGACATCTTAACCAAACCTCTCGGATCTCTTaactttcatcatcttctttgcAAGATGGGAATGATTAACATCCATTCTCATCTTGAGAGGGGGTGTTGGAATGTACAGAATTATATAGAGGAATTAGAATTGAAGTCCCGAGAAGCCAAACAAAGGCTTTATCTAAAGAAAGTTAGTTAA